In Subdoligranulum variabile, the genomic stretch CACGATCCACTGCTTGACGGAATCCGCAAAGATCACATGGAAGTTGGGCCGCTTTTTCTCGAGGGCCTCCAGGGCGGGGCTGTTCCACTCGCTGGGATGGCGGCGGTAGACCAGCTCCACCTCGGGGTGGTCGGCCAGGTACCGGTCAAACCAGGAGAGGGTCTCGGCCATGGAGACCCGGTTGGTGCGGGCAAAGCCGGTGAAGTCGGTGCCCGCCATTCTGGAAAGCTCCGCCACCTCGTCGTCCGACATGCTGGCGTAGCCGAAGCTGGAGATATACAGGTGCAGCTTCTTGGCGGGGTCCAGGCCGAACTTGCGGCACAGTTCCTCTTTGCCCAGGAAATACCCCTGGAACTCGGGGCGCAGGAAGTCCATCATCACGGCGCCGGTGACGGGGGTGTTCTTCGCCTCCATGCCGTGGGCCTGCAGCCGGGCGGCGGTGCGCTTGCCCCAGCAGGTCTGGATGCACTTCTTGGCGTTGCCATTCATGTTGAACCAGTCGCCCTCCTCCTGGGTGTCGGAGAGCATCTGCTCCCAGTGGAGGTTGACGATCTTGTTGCAGCGGCCGATGTTGTTGTATACATGGCTGTTGATGGCCTCGTTGTCGTACATGCAGCTGGCCACCAGCACCTCGGGCTTGTCCTCCCGGAAGAGCCGCCGGTACTTGGGATCCAGCAGCTGGCGGATCTCCACCTTGTACCCCCGGCGCTCCAACTCTAATTTGAGCAGCAGGTCGCTCTCGTATTCCCGGACCGTGTGCTCATACAAAATCAAAAAATCCAGTGCCACAGAAACTTCTCCTTGCCCTCAGTCGCTCAGGTCGCCGAACAGCTGGGCCGTCCAGTCGGGCAGGCCGTACCGTTCGTCCAGGTGGAATCCGTCGTAAAATTGGGTGTCGTCATCGGTGATGCAGCTGCCCGCCCACTCGTAGTCCAGCAGGGTGAAGGCGCCTTCCTCAGCCCAGCTGCGCAGGGTGGGCAGCACCTCCTTTTGCATGGCCTCGGTGATGCCGAAGACGTCGCACACCTGGGTGCGCACATTCTCCGCCATGGGGGGCAGCACCACAATGAGCCGCACACCCGCCTCGGCGCACCGCTGGCCTAGATCGTGCAGCCGCTCCAGCTGTTCGGTGTTCAGCGTCCAGTTGCGGCATTTCGGCGTGATGGTGGCCGGGTAGTCGTAGAGCTTGCGGTGGAGCGGCAGCACGGTGCCGTCGTCGGCCAGGTAATCGCTCTCCACCCAGTCCCCCGACTCGATGGTGTCCGACGTGCCCCGGATGGTATCCATCATCACGGTCAGGGCGTTCACGTTGTATTCCAGGTTCAGGCAGTAGGCCAGGGGATTGTTCAGGGTTTCCTCCAGCTGGGCGAACCGGTCGGTGTTGTAGCCCTCGTTGAGGGTGTAGAAGGACAGCCCCACCAGCAGGCTGTCCACCTCGTGGCCGCTGTCCAGCACATAGTCCGCCAGGTCCAGCGTCTCTTTTAAGGACGCCCCGCCGAAGGAAAGGTTCTGCCATTCTTCGCCGGTGAGCTCGTCCACCAGGTCCATGTCAAAGTGGGCCAGACGGCTGTCCCCCAGGATCAGGTGGGTGCCGGGATGCTGCTGGTAGGCCCGCACCCGGGCCACCGGCTGGCTGGACCCGGCAGAGGCTTTGAGTCCGAAATAGTTGTTGGGTTCAAAGGCGATGAACACCGCCAGCCACACCAGCACCGGGATGGCCAGCAGCGCCAGCTTTTTCAGAATATGTTTCACAGGCCACTCCTTTCTGTTGTGATGGCAGGGATGTTTTCAAAACCGTCTTCATCGGCGGACATGTGCCGACGATGAAGACACCTACAGGGAAATCCACCTCAAAATTGTGTGCGAGGAGCCCGCGACGAGTGCGCGGTTTTGGGGTGGATTTTGTCGAAGGGGAATCCAAAGGGGGAAATAGCCGCGGCAGGCAATTGCCGTGCGCGGCTGTTGCCCCCTTTGAGGCAGCAAAGCTCAGAATCCCGCGTACATCCCGAATCCCGCGTTGCCGAAGCCGCCGCTCTGCATGATGTAGCCCGCCAGCAGGAAGATCACCAGCAGATAGTAGACCGCCCAGCGGTGCTTTTCCCCGGCCAGGGCGATCTCAGAGGGTTTGTTTTTGTAGGTGAAAGCCCGGCGGGTGTCCAGATAAAAGGCCAGCACCAGCACCGCGGCCAGGAAGACATAGTAGGCCGCCACCATGAGGGTGTTGGCGTAGAAGGCGGTGTAGACGGCGCTGTACAGCTCCCCGGCAAAGCGGGCGGGGGCCCAGCCCCGGAACCAGCCCGCCAGATACCCGAAGGCATCCCCCACGGTGAGGGTGCCGGCGGGGGCGGACCCCACCCGGAAGAAGACCATGCTCACCGTCCACAGGGCAAAGACCACCGCCCGTTTGGCGCGCACCACCCGGGCGGGGGCTTTCTTTTTGGGTTTGCCGAACCGGCGGTGGAGCAGTTCCTCCCCCAGCCGGTAGCAGGCCTGCAGAAGCCCCCACACCACAAAGGGCAGGGTGTTGCCGTGCCAGAAGCCCGACACGAAAAACACCGTGAAGACGCAGACCTCGGCGGGCAGCCGCTGGAGCCTGCCCCGGGTCACGCCGGACAGGTCCGCCCAGGCCAGGGGCATGAAGAGGTAGTCCTGCAGCCAGGAGGAGAAGCTGATGTGCCACCGGCTCCAGAAGCCCGAAAAGTTGGTGGCAAAGAAGGGGGTCTTGAAGTTCTCCGGCAGTTCCAGGCCCAGGAACAGGCCCACGGCCCGGGCTACCTCGGAGTAGCCCGAAAAGTTGAAGTAGAGCTGCAGGGTGTAGGCCACGGCGCCCAGCAGCAGCATGGGGCCGCCGTAATTCTGGTAGTGGGGGAAGACCTCGTCCACCAGCACCCCCAGCACGTCGCTCACCGCCACCAGCTTGAACAGCCCCAGGGCCATCAGCCGCAGTCCCCGCACGGTGCGGGCGGCGTCAAAGCGGTGTTCCTGCCGGAACTGGGGCAGCAGCGCCCCGGCCCGGCAGATGGGACCCTGGGTGACGGTGGCAAAAAAGTTCAGGAACAAAGCGCAGCGGATAAAGCTGGGCTCCACCTCGCAGTCGCCCCGGGCGGCGTCGATGAGATAGGCGATGGCCGCGAAGCTGTAGAAGCTGATGCCCAGGGGCATGGCCACAGCCTGCCAGCCGGCCAGTCCCGCAAAGGCGCCGTTGTATTTGAAAAAGGCAAGGATGCCCAGCAGCCCGACGACCCCCACCCGCAGTGCAGCGGTCTTGTGGGGACCGGCCAGGGCCCGGCCGCACAGCCAGGTGAACACCGCGATGGCGATGGTCACCCCCAGCATGGACGGCATGGCCAGGGCGTAGAACACCCAGCTGGCCGCCAGCAGAAAAGGACTCTGGACGCGCCGGGGCAGATGCAGATACACCGCGGCCACCACCAGCAAAAAGCCGAAAAAGCCAAAACTTTGCAGGCTCAACGGCGCACCTCCTGACTATACTTATAGAAGTAACAATTCATTATACACGATTTTACGATGCCACGCAAGGGTGGGCGGATTTGCCCTCTTGACGGGGCTGCCGGTTCGTGCTATGGTAAAGACATCTACGACCGGGATAAGTGGTGGAGTCTGTCATAGGGCGCGGCGCGTCCTATTTATCCGGGGTCGGCCGGGGCAACGGTGCACCCGGCCCGGCGGGACTTCCCCCGAATACGGCGGGAGGTCCCGCCTTTTCTGTATCGCAAGAGGATTTTCTATGAAAACGATCACCCGTTATCTCAA encodes the following:
- a CDS encoding MBOAT family O-acyltransferase → MSLQSFGFFGFLLVVAAVYLHLPRRVQSPFLLAASWVFYALAMPSMLGVTIAIAVFTWLCGRALAGPHKTAALRVGVVGLLGILAFFKYNGAFAGLAGWQAVAMPLGISFYSFAAIAYLIDAARGDCEVEPSFIRCALFLNFFATVTQGPICRAGALLPQFRQEHRFDAARTVRGLRLMALGLFKLVAVSDVLGVLVDEVFPHYQNYGGPMLLLGAVAYTLQLYFNFSGYSEVARAVGLFLGLELPENFKTPFFATNFSGFWSRWHISFSSWLQDYLFMPLAWADLSGVTRGRLQRLPAEVCVFTVFFVSGFWHGNTLPFVVWGLLQACYRLGEELLHRRFGKPKKKAPARVVRAKRAVVFALWTVSMVFFRVGSAPAGTLTVGDAFGYLAGWFRGWAPARFAGELYSAVYTAFYANTLMVAAYYVFLAAVLVLAFYLDTRRAFTYKNKPSEIALAGEKHRWAVYYLLVIFLLAGYIMQSGGFGNAGFGMYAGF
- a CDS encoding surface carbohydrate biosynthesis protein; translated protein: MALDFLILYEHTVREYESDLLLKLELERRGYKVEIRQLLDPKYRRLFREDKPEVLVASCMYDNEAINSHVYNNIGRCNKIVNLHWEQMLSDTQEEGDWFNMNGNAKKCIQTCWGKRTAARLQAHGMEAKNTPVTGAVMMDFLRPEFQGYFLGKEELCRKFGLDPAKKLHLYISSFGYASMSDDEVAELSRMAGTDFTGFARTNRVSMAETLSWFDRYLADHPEVELVYRRHPSEWNSPALEALEKKRPNFHVIFADSVKQWIVAADSISIWMSTAIAEVYMAGKSCHILRPVPIEHEYDPVIYKGARYVTTYDEFCAAMADPFPPFPIQREVIEGYFDPSPVPAYRRMADLLEEVYKNPPRDEPMGEGFTPHFNLLKYCALAGVHFLYRRGWEPRRVFAFCPPLASFAQRIYGYVDKAHVTPEQVAAMTERIRPYVR